A genomic segment from Melanotaenia boesemani isolate fMelBoe1 chromosome 9, fMelBoe1.pri, whole genome shotgun sequence encodes:
- the mmp23bb gene encoding matrix metallopeptidase 23bb translates to MDPLQLTVMMMAVLMKESGAAARPQTSSCSSRGMETFADGGRRFRRYAVNPLGHKWTHHNITYRIIKFPNTLNMEDTRKAIGIAFTKWSDVSPLTFSEVTDGNSTTDITIGFYTFNHTDCWWSPLHPCFDGLNGELAHAFLPPRGEIHFDNHEFWILGKSRFSWKQGVWLNDLVQVAAHEIGHALGLWHSRDPEALMHPNATYTGQRNIAQDDVWGIQRLYGCLDKKRVCDPWARLGFCERRKTFMRKNCPQRCDFCFEPLEVVATPTPPPANVKIKLVPRGKVVGFRCGTKKPRHPPKVSWYKDGEQILSSIPGYIVMKDRDLRIVANEFNEGVYTCRVHRRGLIVSANSWAIRLKPETLSNS, encoded by the exons ATGGACCCCCTTCAACTGACGGTGATGATGatggcggtcctgatgaaggagAGCGGGGCCGCCGCGAGGCCGCAG acatccagctgcagcagcagagggaTGGAGACTTTTGCTGATGGAGGAAGGAGATTCAGACGTTATGCCGTCAACCCTCTGGGGCACAAATGGACTCACCACAACATTACATACAG GATCATCAAGTTTCCCAACACTCTGAACATGGAGGACACCAGGAAGGCCATCGGCATCGCCTTCACCAAGTGGAGCGATGTGTCGCCACTGACCTTCTCTGAGGTTACCGATGGCAACAGCACCACCGACATCACCATCG GTTTCTACACCTTCAACCACACCGACTGCTGGTGGTCTCCTCTCCACCCCTGCTTCGACGGGCTGAATGGTGAGCTGGCTCACGCCTTCCTGCCGCCACGAGGAGAAATCCACTTCGACAACCATGAGTTCTGGATCCTCGGCAAGTCCAGGTTCAGCTGGAAACAAG GAGTCTGGCTGAACGACCTGGTTCAGGTGGCAGCTCATGAGATCGGCCATGCTCTGGGTCTGTGGCACTCTAGAGACCCTGAAGCGCTGATGCATCCTAACGCCACCTACACGGGACAGAGGAACATCGCTCAGGACGACGTCTGGGGCATCCAGAGACTCTATG GATGTCTGGATAAGAAGCGGGTCTGTGATCCCTGGGCTCGACTCGGCTTCTGTGAGCGGAGGAAGACCTTCATGAGGAAGAACTGTCCTCAGCGCTGTGATTTCTGCTTCG AGCCTCTGGAGGTGGTTGCCACGCCAACACCACCTCCAGCCAACGTCAAGATCAAGTTGGTTCCTCGCGGGAAAGTGGTGGGTTTCCGCTGTGGAACCAAGAAGCCCCGCCACCCCCCTAAAGTAAG CTGGTACAAAGACGGTGAGCAGATCCTGTCCTCCATCCCTGGCTACATCGTGATGAAGGACAGAGACCTCCGTATTGTGGCGAACGAGTTCAACGAGGGCGTCTACACCTGCCGTGTCCACCGGCGAGGCCTCATCGTTTCCGCCAACTCCTGGGCCATTCGGCTGAAACCGGAGACGCTATCCAACAGCTGA